A part of Setaria viridis chromosome 8, Setaria_viridis_v4.0, whole genome shotgun sequence genomic DNA contains:
- the LOC117833055 gene encoding uncharacterized protein — protein MESIWQLINEWEIQLLVLLSFIIQVFLFFTGSLRRCSTNGLLRGTMWIAYLGADVVAVYALGFLSRQEDAIMENGTLRRTHPLAFFWAPFLLIHLGGQDTITSFAIEDNNLWLRHLLNLVVEVTLALYVFWKSTIWRNVQLLVPGIFVFVAGIIKYGERTMALRYGNLYNSRSAGSSFFNEKTPQMGLDDGYYGFICFALLWASGIRMLFARRMTDDIDNQFERPARMNALFFFDEYATNTLDHSQLIKLLDVELGIIMYDDLYTKAPLLRKRSGIILRCISQVSAIVALVLFSITSKKQADRYGRADIVITYILFTGGFLLEVCAVIMMLVSPWTWAWLEAEGYRRLASISRFLLSSKVFGLPETRLLWSGTMGQYSLLSYIGFNEQVNLSQRVMSMIRKMAGALGIGEVKKLFWVSKLLDTKSEVVDDKITEFLVEEIRHFTHGGQRQWPHLGPFLKETVTLRTDFVTTISLLHLITEIHLSEVSASIAGDIGGDSAALANVCRKLSNYMFYLVVAHPASASLLLVAAGSPESAIEKVRENFLAVVSSSKDDTLHAASVEIRKLVELPLTERYEETLEELKNMWLRLVIYAAGKSRPEAHAAQLAKGGELITFVWLLMAHYKLGDCGSERIDLTQARGNDPDIPPRALRAFNL, from the coding sequence ATGGAGAGTATCTGGCAACTAATTAATGAGTGGGAAATTCAGTTGCTAGTGCTTCTCAGCTTTATCATACAAGTGTTCCTTTTCTTTACTGGCAGCCTTCGGCGATGTAGCACAAACGGGCTGCTTAGGGGCACCATGTGGATAGCCTATTTAGGAGCAGATGTGGTAGCAGTTTATGCCCTTGGTTTCCTATCACGACAAGAGGATGCCATCATGGAAAATGGTACATTAAGGAGAACCCACCCCCTAGCTTTCTTTTGGGCGCCCTTCCTCCTCATTCATCTTGGAGGACAGGACACAATCACTAGTTTTGCAATAGAGGACAACAACTTGTGGCTGAGGCATCTATTGAATCTGGTAGTTGAGGTGACCCTGGCCTTGTATGTATTCTGGAAATCAACTATCTGGCGCAATGTGCAGCTTCTTGTTCCCGGCATCTTTGTATTTGTTGCAGGGATTATCAAGTATGGAGAGCGGACAATGGCTCTCAGGTATGGGAACCTTTACAATAGTAGATCAGCAGGCAGTTCCTTTTTTAATGAGAAGACTCCACAGATGGGTCTAGATGATGGATATTATGGTTTTATCTGCTTTGCATTGCTATGGGCTTCAGGAATCCGAATGCTGTTTGCAAGGCGTATGACTGACGACATAGACAATCAATTTGAGAGGCCTGCTCGTATGAACGCGCTTTTTTTCTTTGATGAGTATGCTACTAACACACTTGATCACAGCCAGTTGATCAAGTTGTTAGATGTAGAACTTGGTATAATAATGTATGATGATCTCTACACGAAGGCTCCATTGCTGCGTAAAAGGAGTGGAATCATACTCCGGTGCATCTCTCAGGTGTCTGCTATTGTTGCTCTTGTGCTCTTCTCTATTACTAGCAAAAAACAAGCAGATAGATATGGCAGAGCTGACATTGTTATCACCTACATATTATTTACCGGAGGTTTCCTTCTAGAAGTTTGTGCAGTGATTATGATGTTGGTGTCACCTTGGACATGGGCATGGCTGGAGGCTGAAGGGTACCGAAGGCTCGCTTCCATATCCAGGTTTCTTCTCTCCAGCAAAGTGTTTGGATTGCCAGAGACTAGGCTTTTGTGGTCAGGAACAATGGGGCAGTACAGCCTTTTAAGCTATATAGGCTTCAACGAGCAGGTAAACCTCTCCCAGCGAGTGATGAGCATGATCAGGAAGATGGCTGGAGCATTGGGCATTGGGGAGGTGAAGAAGCTGTTCTGGGTGAGCAAGCTGTTGGACACCAAGAGCGAGGTGGTGGATGACAAGATCACAGAGTTTTTAGTGGAGGAGATTCGACATTTTACACATGGGGGCCAAAGGCAGTGGCCACATCTCGGTCCATTCTTGAAGGAAACAGTAACATTAAGGACGGATTTTGTTACTACCATATCTCTGTTGCATCTAATAACAGAGATTCATTTAAGTGAGGTGTCAGCATCCATTGCTGGTGACATTGGCGGGGATTCCGCTGCTCTGGCCAATGTCTGCCGGAAGCTGTCTAACTACATGTTCTACCTTGTTGTTGCACACCCAGCTTCTGCTTCCTTGCTACTGGTAGCTGCTGGCAGTCCTGAATCTGCAATAGAGAAAGTTCGTGAGAATTTTTTGGCTGTGGTGAGCAGTAGCAAGGATGACACTCTGCACGCAGCCAGCGTGGAAATCCGGAAATTAGTTGAGTTACCTTTGACTGAGAGATATGAAGAAACACTTGAGGAGCTGAAAAACATGTGGCTGAGGCTTGTTATCTATGCTGCCGGTAAGTCACGCCCGGAGGCGCACGCTGCACAGCTGGCCAAAGGAGGGGAGCTCATCACCTTCGTCTGGCTGCTCATGGCCCATTATAAGCTTGGGGATTGCGGGAGCGAACGGATCGATCTTACACAGGCACGAGGAAATGATCCGGACATACCTCCTCGTGCACTCCGCGCCTTCAATCTCTAA